The following nucleotide sequence is from Chloroflexota bacterium.
CCTTAGGCCGTGGATAAAAAACTTAGTTTCTTGGTTTCGTATCGCCAACGTGAACAATTCCATTGCGATTCAGGAATTTATATTGGGTATAGCGGCTCTTTTCGGGAGTTTCAACCAAATTACCTTCGGCATCATAACCCGCCGTTGTCCATTCCATATCCAAGGTCACACGTTTTTGCAGAAGCCCATCGACTGCTGTTGAGAATCCGGCAGCATCAGTTTTTTGTTGATAGAGCCATGGCTCAATCGTCAAAGTTACCGTTGGGCGAACAAACAACACGTCATATTCAGCCCATTTTTGCACATCGTGCTTGAGTTCGAGCAACATTTCTTTGAAGACGGGCGATAGTGCTTCTGGCAACGGACCTTCGGCTACGCCAAACTCACCATCAACAAACGCATCTTTGGTTGCATCGTAATAGACTTTATAGACAAATTTTTCTTGCGGCACTTGGTCGAATGGCACTTCCATGACCCGACCTTCGCCTTCAACCGGTACATACGACACGGCCAATTCGTTCGAACCGACTTTTTGAATCCCGAAGGCGGGCAAGCCACCATACGAAACTACAATAAAGACGATCAACGAAACGATCCCGCCAGCAACCGCAAATTTGCGATCTTTGAAGCGGCGTGAAGGGTTGCGGTCGATGTACGGCAAGAGGAACAGTGCGCCGAAGATGATCCCAGCGATGCCCAAGCCCCAAACGATCTTATCACCAAGTTTCAACATCCCTTGCAACCAGAAGAAATACCATGGTGCTTGGGTGTGTTGCGGGGTTTCCAAAGCGTTGGCGTGATTTTCCAGCTTGGCATCCCAGAAGAAGTTGTTGATAAAGATAAAGGCAAAGGTCAAAACCACAATCACTGCCAATTCAAAGAACACTTGATCTGGCAAGAAAGGAATTTTGCGCTTGGTTGGTTTTTTGTTTTCAAACAATTCGTGAATTGGCGAGATTTCTTGCTTGCGCACTGCATAGTAGTGAATACTGATGAAAATAATCGTCAGCATTGGCAACATAAAGATGTGCAGCAAGTAGAAGCGCAAGAGTGCGCCCGCGCCAATTTCAGCGCCACCACGGAGCAAGCGGCCAATTGCCGGCCCAACCCCAGGTGCAGCATCGGCCATCGACGAACCAATCGTCACCGCCCAAAACGCCAATTGGTCCCATGGCAAGAGATAGCCAGAGAACGACAACAATAGCGTCATAAAGAGCAGGATCATCCCCGTAAACCAGATAAACTGGCGCGGAGCTTTATACGAGGCCGTAAAGTAGGTTCGCAGCATGTGAAGAATCACCACTGCAACCATAAAGTGCGCCCCTAAGCGGTGAACATTCCGCATCAGGCCGCCCAACGGCACATCGTTCATAATCTGGGTCATGGTGGCGTAGGCTTCGTTGGGCGATGGCGAATAATAGATCATCAAAACGAGACCAGTAATCGCCTCAAGCACAAAGAAGAAAAACGACATCCAGCCAAGCCCCATGGTGTAGTACCATGCGGTGGCTTCTTCAGATAACGAACGTGGGCGAATGTGATACCAAAAACTATTTGAGTGCACCCGCATCCGTGGGTTTGGGCGTGGTGCTGGCTCACCACGGAGCGTTTCACGCCACTCCCGTGCCCCCATCGAAGGGAAGAATGAGCGGCCAACCTCGGTTAGCCAGCCACCGAAGCCCTTGCGCTTGCTTTCAGGCGATACAGCCATACGGAAACTCCTTCGTGACTGGGTAAACTAGCCGTGAGTTAGACCCGTCTTCTTTTTCCCAGTGTCTACAACCAATGCGCCATTTTCTAATGTAACCGGAAACTGATCAAGGTTTCGGGGCGCAGGACCAAGCACATAATGGCTGTTACGTTCAAACGTCGAGCCATGACATGGGCAGATAAAGCGATTTTGTGAAGCTTGGAAGGGAATCAAACAGCCTAAGTGGGTACATACTTGATAGATCGCAATCAAATAGGCACCATCGCCGGTTTCGACCCCAACATTATTATCGTTGGTTGGGACGATCCCATTTTCGGCTTCACTTTTGGTCTTATCCACCTTAACAATGAAAAATTTACCAGTAGAGTTTAATTCTGGGGCTTCTTCGACTGAGTAGCTTTCGCCGCTACGAGCCAGGGTAAATTTGCCGCCAAACTGGCCTGCTTTAATCCGTGGGTAGGCAAACCCACCAGGAATCCACTCGCCACCGCCGGTCAATTCTCTGACTAAATCGTCATCTTTGTTGGGCGAAACCATTGTGCCCAGCCCAAGCGCAGTTAACACTGCCAATGAGCCAGCCGTCGCATAAGCCATAAATTCGCGCCGATTGAGCCCTAGCCGCTCGCCAACCGGCTTGCCAACTTTGGTACGGGTCACAGAGCTAACGCCTGCTTTAGCAGTCACTGCCTCTGCTTCGGCCTGCGAGACGATCCGCCGCCCTCCAGATTGTTTCGGGTTTTCAGCCATTATTAGGTTCTCCTAGCCGCCTTGGTTGTCGTTTGGATATCGTGGCAATGTCAAAAAAATACCGCGCACAGACGCTGAGGCGGGGTCACTCGGTATTGTAACACATTGCACAAAGGAGCGTCAAACGCCTAGCACAGCGATTTTTTGCCTTTATAAAGGGCTATTTCGCAATTAGACCATGCCAGTTTTTAGCTAATTTGGCAGTTTTTTCAGCTATGCACGTGGCTCGCTTTGCTCAAGTTCTGGGTCTAAATGCCACAATGAAAAGAATTCTTTGTCTTGATCGGCACGATGCACATAGACTTCCCCCAAATAGGAAATTGCATTTGGCCGTTGGCAATCTAAACAACGATAAATATCATACTTGAAACGTGTGCTGACTGGATTCGAAACAGTCGCATTCACTTCATAGGCATCGGTGTTATGGCTGCCACACCAAGCACATTCGACTGGATAAACTACCACCCACAGCGAGCGCCGAAACCGACGCGGCGATTCACGCACTTTGCGCCGCACAATCCGGTCGGGCCAGCGAATATCCACCATCGCCTCACGGCAGGTCGGGCAACGCCGTAGCTCATGTTGCAAGGTTACTTGCGGATTGACCACCGTAATAATGTCGCCAGCCAAGACTGGCCCACGATACTCACACCACAAACAGCCTTCAGGTTTTTCATGCATATATGCCTCATCATTTGATCAATCAGTTTGATAATGGGTAATTATACCTACGATAGGCCGAGCGACTAGTTTTTAGACATCAGACGATAGCGCAGAGAATATATGATATGGCTCAAGGCTGAAGGCTCTGGGCTATCGGAACGTTTTGTAGAATTGCAATCATTCCAAAAGCCAAAAGTCTATCGCCTATAGCCACACCTTTGTTCCCTTCGTGGTTACAAAACGAATTTCGTTTAAACAAAAAATGCCCCTGCCCTGAAATCAATCATGGGCAGGGGTGCAATAACTCAATTAATTAATCGTGGAGTGTGGTCATATGGTGATCGACTAAGCGAGCCAATTCGCCAACGGTTTCGCGATCGAAAGCAAATTTTGCCCCAGCCGCTGCAAATAATTGACTCAAGGGTTTGGTATTGCCCAAGGCCAAAGCTGAACGATATTGCGCCACCGCCTGCGCTTGATCAGCTAAAGCATTGCGCCAAACTTGTTGGGCACCCAATTGGGCCAAGCCATATTCAACATAATAGAGCGGTGCTTCAAAAATGTGCTGCTTGCGATGCCAACCGGTCATATGCACATCCTCGAAGCCATCCCAATTGATTCCGCTCATAAAGCGCTGATAGAGGTCTTTCCACACAGCATCAAGCTGCTCCGCTGTTACAGCTTCGGGCGCTTCAATATAAACCCAATGTTGGAAGGCATCGACTGTTGCCATGTAGGGCAAAAATTTGAGCATGCTCCAAAGATGTTCGGAGCGAGCACGGCGAGCATCAGTTTCGCTGTAGAAGCCGCCTTGATCCTTGGCCAAATACGGAGCTGCCAACAATTCCATCGCCATCGAAGCTACTTCACAAAACTCAGTTGGCCCATCGTAATTCCAAATCAGGCCATTGGTTGCTGATGATTCCATAAAGTGGAAGGCATGGCCACCTTCGTGCAACATCGTTTGGACATCATCATGGGTGCCAACCGCATTCATGAAAATATAGGGCACTTTGGAAACAAACATCCCACCGCAATAACCACCAGGTGCTTTGCCTGGGCGTGAATCCAAATCCAGCCAGCCATCACGCATGCGCGTGTATTGCGCTCCCAGTTCAGGATCAACGCGATCGAAGATTGTTTGACAGACGCTTTCCAGTTCATCGGCGCTTTGGAAGGGAGTTAAGCCTGGCCGCGATTGCGGATCAACCGCGATATCCCATGGACGTAGGCTATCAACACCTAATTCACGCTGGCGCACTGCCGACCATTTTTCTACCAACGGCACAACTTCATGTTCAATTGCATCGTGGAAGGTACGGCAATCGGCAGGCGTATAATCGAAGCGACCATAGAGATCCCAGACATAATCTAAATAACTGGCTTTGCCAGCATTCGTGGCAATCTGACGACGCAGCTTGAGTTGCTTGAGATAAATTTCGTTGAAAGCTGCTCGGTCTTGCAAGAAGCGGCTGTGATAAGCTCGCCATGCAGCTTCGCGTACACTGCGATCAGGCTCGTTTAACAGCTTAAACACTGCTTGCATGGTCAAGGTTTCGCCTTGCCATTCAACGCTCATTGCGCCCATCAATTTGCTAAATTCGGCACTCAGGCGCTCAACTTCGGTCAATAGTGGCACATTTTCTTCGCGGAACAAATTGGCTTCAGCATGAAACCGCCGCAGCATTTCTTGCATTTCGGCTGGCAACAGCGTTGGATCAAGCGCCAAGATTTTTTCTTTCAAGGTTTGGGCGGCAACCTTGGATTTAGGGGTTAATTCCTCAATTGTGTAGAGGTACAATTCTTCGGCGGCCTGATCTTGGGTATTTTCGGTCATCGCCCGATAGGCCTTAAAGCCAAACTCTTGCAAATGGGCTTCCAACTCACTCCAACGGCCTAACCAAGCAGTTGCATTGGCAGCCGTAAGCTCCTCGGCTGCAAGTGAATCGTAGTAGGGCTGAACTGTGGCCCAATCGCGTGGGTCAATCTTCAAACTCATGCCAGAACTCCTTGCTAGATTGTTGCTACTCTCAAAGGGCTAAACCACCGCAAAAACCTACACAAATAAAAAATCGCCCTCGTTGAGGGCGATTTACGAGTGGTGGGCGGTACTGGACTCGAACCAGTGACCTCCACGATGTCAACGTGGCGCTCTAACCAACTGAGCTAACTGCCCACGCGCCCGCGTATACTACCATAGCTCTCAGCTTTTTGCAAATTCGAGGCTTTGCTCAACTGGTTGGCGTTGGGCTAAACGTACCCGCAAGCCATGCTTCACCCCTAAGGTAATTTGTGGATCATACTCGACGCGCTGGGTTGGATCAAGGGTGAAATCATAATGCTGCATCATGGTTGCCAATAATAATTGGGCTTCCATCATAGCAAAAACGTTGCCAATACAAACTCGTGAACCAGCCCCAAAGGGAATATAGGCATATTTATGGCGTGCCCGTTCTTGCTCCGAGCTAAACCGCTCAGGGTCGAAGCGCTCTGGTTCAGGCCAATAGCGTGGATTATGGTGCATGGCATAGGGCGAAACCATGGCTGCCTGACGTGGGGTGATCGTTTGGCCAAGCACAGTGATATTTTCGGTTGGCACACGGGCACTCAAGGCATAAGCTGGCGGATACATGCGCAAGGTTTCTTTGATCACCATTTCGGTATAGGGCAATTTTTGCAAATCTTGCAACGTGACAGCGCGGCCTTGCAATACCTCATCAACCTCGGCTTGCAAGCGTTGGCGCACCTCAGGCGCTTGACTCAGCAAATAGCTGCACCAGGTTAAGGTATTAGCGGTCGTTTCGTGGCCAGCTAAAAACAGCGTTACCACTTCATCACGCACTTGTTGGTCGGTCATACCTTGGCCATTGCCATCGTCGATTGAGAGCAACAACATCGACAAGAGATCGCCAGTATCTTCGCCACTGGCACGGCGCTCGCGAATCACCCGCTGCACCACTTGATCGATTTGCTTGCTGGCATGTTCCAGCGCCCGATTAGCGCGAGTAGGAATCCAGCGCGGCAGCGGCAGGCTTTGCTCCGAGATAATTGTAAAGTTAACCTGAATATCTTCCATGGCTTGGCTAACTTGGCGCACTTCTTGTTCGCTGATGTCAGCATTGAAGAGGGTTTTGGTCACAATTGTCAGGGTCAATTCCATCATGGCCTGATCCATATCCAGAATCGCGCCATCGTGCCAACGGTCGAGCATAGCTTGGGTATGCTCAACCATGGTTTCAGCATAGGCCTGAATGCGCTTCATATGAAATGCAGGCTGAACCAATTTACGCTGCTTTTGATGATCAGCACCATCATTGCTGAGCAAACCATTGCCTAAAAAGCGCGAAAGCAACTCGCGATCACCGCCATTTTTGCGCACTTTATCGCGATTAGTCACCAAAAGCTCTTGAATCCCAGCCGGATCATTGACCAGATAGACCCGAAACGGCCCCATCCGACAGGTCGTGAAATCGCCAAAACTTGCGAGATATTCGAAAAAGCCTAACGGGCCATATTTATGTAAATCGCGCCGACTTCCACCGAGGCGGGTTCCTTTGGGGCCAGGTAACATTTTAACCGTCATGTGCCACCTCCAGGCTGTATTGCCGTTGTTGAATTATCGTTCGCTGAATAGAGTAAGTTTATTCGCCGCAAAACGTTATTTATGAATTCCGTTCATAAATCATAACGAGAGTGTAGCTCAAATGCAAGCGGCATTGGATGAACAAATGTTAAGAGAACTATGGGCCGAGGTCATGGAACAAACAGCATGCTAGAGCGTACCAATGGAGTCGATGTTAGACGATGGAGAAATTAAGATGAGCTACCGCGTTCCAGTCAACAATCAGCATTTGAAACTACTGCCCAATGAAGAAATTCTGTGGCAAGGCCAACCAGTCCAAGGCTTTAAGTTTTATCCTGTTGATCTTGCGCCCATAGTTTTTGGTGGATTGTGGCTTTATTTCGGAATCACGCAGGTTCTCTTTGTAGATGGGCAACAATCAACGTCGATGGACTGGATTATCCTCGGCTTATTTGTTTTATTTGCAAGTTATATGAGCATTGGTAGGCTGTTTTTGGGGCGCTACTTACGCCGCCATACCTACTATATGCTGACCAATCGTCGAGCATTGATTTCCATCCGCTGGCTAAAACGCGATTATCAACATAGCCACCATTTAGCGCGAATCGACTCCGTTGTGCTTGATCGTTTGCCGAATGGTCAGCAAAGTATTATCTTCAATAATAAACCAGCGCTCCACCAATATTTATTCCTTGGCGTAAACAGTGGGTTTTCAATTTTTTTTGAGGGCGTGCCTAATGCTGAAGCGCTATACCAACAGATTCTAGGCCTACAAACAACCTTACGAAGTAATCAAACTGGCGGCTAAATCCCCTATGGTAGGCCATAAAAACGGTACTTTTGCGGCACATTTGTTTCTTGACGATGAATCTTGCGATTGCTATAATTGAAAAGCCGAAGTAGCAACGGCACTTCCTCTTAAACCATCCTCTGGCAGCGCACATTCTCAAAGTTTATCAACCTGCCAGAACAATTGCCGTACTTTGGTGTTGGCTCATTTTCAGTCGGCTTTGTCCGCGTTCCTCGGTATCTATCGGCGGACCCCACCCCTCCGTCGTCGCTCTGTTCCCGCCGCGTGGCGGTGATGTAGGAGGCCAACTATGACGACTCCCTCCGGCTCGCAACTGATGTCCTTGCTGAGTACCTTACAAGATCAGCAAAACTATCAGAATCTCAATTGGGCTGGCTCTTTCCAGGATTATTTGGACATCGTGGCCAATAATCCCAAGGTCACCCGCAATGCCTTCCAACGGATCTACGACATGATTATGTCGTATGGCTTGGAAGAGTTCATCGATGCCAAGAAGAAGTTAATTCGTTATAACTTCTTTACCACCAACGAATTTGACGAGCAAGATGCCATCTTTGGCTTGGAAATCCCATTAATGCGCTTGGTTAATT
It contains:
- a CDS encoding cytochrome bc complex cytochrome b subunit, producing the protein MAVSPESKRKGFGGWLTEVGRSFFPSMGAREWRETLRGEPAPRPNPRMRVHSNSFWYHIRPRSLSEEATAWYYTMGLGWMSFFFFVLEAITGLVLMIYYSPSPNEAYATMTQIMNDVPLGGLMRNVHRLGAHFMVAVVILHMLRTYFTASYKAPRQFIWFTGMILLFMTLLLSFSGYLLPWDQLAFWAVTIGSSMADAAPGVGPAIGRLLRGGAEIGAGALLRFYLLHIFMLPMLTIIFISIHYYAVRKQEISPIHELFENKKPTKRKIPFLPDQVFFELAVIVVLTFAFIFINNFFWDAKLENHANALETPQHTQAPWYFFWLQGMLKLGDKIVWGLGIAGIIFGALFLLPYIDRNPSRRFKDRKFAVAGGIVSLIVFIVVSYGGLPAFGIQKVGSNELAVSYVPVEGEGRVMEVPFDQVPQEKFVYKVYYDATKDAFVDGEFGVAEGPLPEALSPVFKEMLLELKHDVQKWAEYDVLFVRPTVTLTIEPWLYQQKTDAAGFSTAVDGLLQKRVTLDMEWTTAGYDAEGNLVETPEKSRYTQYKFLNRNGIVHVGDTKPRN
- a CDS encoding Rieske 2Fe-2S domain-containing protein encodes the protein MAENPKQSGGRRIVSQAEAEAVTAKAGVSSVTRTKVGKPVGERLGLNRREFMAYATAGSLAVLTALGLGTMVSPNKDDDLVRELTGGGEWIPGGFAYPRIKAGQFGGKFTLARSGESYSVEEAPELNSTGKFFIVKVDKTKSEAENGIVPTNDNNVGVETGDGAYLIAIYQVCTHLGCLIPFQASQNRFICPCHGSTFERNSHYVLGPAPRNLDQFPVTLENGALVVDTGKKKTGLTHG
- a CDS encoding M3 family oligoendopeptidase, with the protein product MSLKIDPRDWATVQPYYDSLAAEELTAANATAWLGRWSELEAHLQEFGFKAYRAMTENTQDQAAEELYLYTIEELTPKSKVAAQTLKEKILALDPTLLPAEMQEMLRRFHAEANLFREENVPLLTEVERLSAEFSKLMGAMSVEWQGETLTMQAVFKLLNEPDRSVREAAWRAYHSRFLQDRAAFNEIYLKQLKLRRQIATNAGKASYLDYVWDLYGRFDYTPADCRTFHDAIEHEVVPLVEKWSAVRQRELGVDSLRPWDIAVDPQSRPGLTPFQSADELESVCQTIFDRVDPELGAQYTRMRDGWLDLDSRPGKAPGGYCGGMFVSKVPYIFMNAVGTHDDVQTMLHEGGHAFHFMESSATNGLIWNYDGPTEFCEVASMAMELLAAPYLAKDQGGFYSETDARRARSEHLWSMLKFLPYMATVDAFQHWVYIEAPEAVTAEQLDAVWKDLYQRFMSGINWDGFEDVHMTGWHRKQHIFEAPLYYVEYGLAQLGAQQVWRNALADQAQAVAQYRSALALGNTKPLSQLFAAAGAKFAFDRETVGELARLVDHHMTTLHD
- a CDS encoding cytochrome P450, which translates into the protein MTVKMLPGPKGTRLGGSRRDLHKYGPLGFFEYLASFGDFTTCRMGPFRVYLVNDPAGIQELLVTNRDKVRKNGGDRELLSRFLGNGLLSNDGADHQKQRKLVQPAFHMKRIQAYAETMVEHTQAMLDRWHDGAILDMDQAMMELTLTIVTKTLFNADISEQEVRQVSQAMEDIQVNFTIISEQSLPLPRWIPTRANRALEHASKQIDQVVQRVIRERRASGEDTGDLLSMLLLSIDDGNGQGMTDQQVRDEVVTLFLAGHETTANTLTWCSYLLSQAPEVRQRLQAEVDEVLQGRAVTLQDLQKLPYTEMVIKETLRMYPPAYALSARVPTENITVLGQTITPRQAAMVSPYAMHHNPRYWPEPERFDPERFSSEQERARHKYAYIPFGAGSRVCIGNVFAMMEAQLLLATMMQHYDFTLDPTQRVEYDPQITLGVKHGLRVRLAQRQPVEQSLEFAKS